One segment of Pyxidicoccus xibeiensis DNA contains the following:
- a CDS encoding DUF6544 family protein has product MNTALDEPLPRALPLSRAEDDVARRLLDTPPRESFRPEFVAGLPQPARAWLTHAIAPGTPLWRTSRLTMHGTLKISGRWLPFEATQVHAPGRGFLWKARARMKGLPVVGHDLYADGRGEMRWKLLGLVPVATGDGPDIARSARGRLAAETVAMVPTWLVGPHVTWSAEGARTAVAHFTIDQEPFDIRLELGDAGALRRVSFQRWGAPRPKDPFGLHAFGCEVLEERTFAGLTVPSRMRAGWFFGEPRFESEGEFFRATIDSLRPL; this is encoded by the coding sequence ATGAACACCGCACTCGACGAGCCGCTGCCACGTGCCCTGCCCCTGTCCCGCGCCGAGGACGACGTGGCGCGGCGCCTCCTGGACACGCCGCCGCGCGAGAGCTTCCGCCCCGAGTTCGTCGCGGGGCTCCCGCAGCCCGCGCGAGCCTGGCTCACCCACGCCATCGCCCCGGGCACGCCGCTGTGGCGCACGTCCCGGCTCACCATGCACGGCACCCTCAAGATAAGCGGGCGCTGGCTCCCCTTCGAGGCCACCCAGGTCCACGCTCCCGGCCGGGGCTTCCTGTGGAAGGCCCGCGCGCGGATGAAGGGGCTACCCGTCGTGGGCCATGACCTCTACGCCGACGGCCGCGGCGAGATGCGCTGGAAGCTGCTGGGGCTGGTGCCGGTGGCGACAGGAGACGGTCCGGATATCGCCCGCTCCGCGCGGGGCCGGCTGGCCGCGGAGACCGTCGCCATGGTCCCCACGTGGCTGGTGGGCCCCCACGTCACCTGGTCCGCGGAAGGCGCGCGCACGGCCGTGGCCCACTTCACCATCGACCAGGAGCCCTTCGACATCCGGCTGGAGCTGGGTGACGCCGGAGCCCTGCGCCGCGTGAGCTTCCAGCGCTGGGGCGCGCCCCGGCCGAAGGACCCCTTCGGCCTCCACGCGTTCGGCTGCGAGGTGCTGGAGGAGCGCACCTTCGCGGGGCTCACCGTCCCCTCCCGGATGCGCGCGGGCTGGTTCTTCGGCGAGCCGCGCTTCGAGTCGGAGGGCGAGTTCTTCCGCGCCACCATCGACTCGCTGCGGCCCCTCTGA
- a CDS encoding tetratricopeptide repeat protein: MTRNRFNTLHAGTGKTQMNWFRSLLAGSLAFTAACASGPQPKPSVMPETPAPSAPTSQQAAPEQKPVPVATSNEGGANTLFSTALQAYEAGDLDGARQGFEKVVAKSPQSLNAQFNLGVIAERQGRMDDARVAYEKVLLLDPGHVPSAVNLAVLHRDGGRAEDALAILEKALKTPGREHDASLLNSLSITYRVAGKLNESEAAARRVLVRNKDNPGAYKNLAQVAYAREQYRLAELLAGTALKHADKDPSLYNLLGMVYLKLEDRARALAQFQKAVSLDEKFAPGYLNLGAMALSYRDYLGAERSFTKVTELEPESPEARLYLAYALDGQKGRDPKKGVAAGEAFEKVLARRADLPEAVCGAGWAYASDRSGWEKAIAFLDRCKSLQTTTDQDKQLITAKVQGLTNMLKAPPPAPATAEGEGEKKQEATGGGGNLLQQLPQDESAPPAEGTAPVEGEASPEGAAAPSGDAAAPVEGAAPEAPAAAPAPAGGDSAPAPAPVPAAAGNAAGAAPAPAQVP; the protein is encoded by the coding sequence ATGACGCGCAACCGCTTCAACACCCTTCATGCAGGAACAGGGAAGACGCAGATGAACTGGTTCCGTTCGCTCCTCGCGGGCTCGCTGGCCTTCACCGCCGCGTGCGCGTCGGGGCCCCAGCCCAAGCCCTCGGTCATGCCGGAGACCCCGGCGCCCTCGGCACCCACCTCGCAGCAGGCCGCGCCCGAGCAGAAGCCGGTGCCCGTCGCCACGTCGAACGAGGGCGGCGCCAACACGCTGTTCTCCACCGCGCTCCAGGCGTACGAGGCCGGTGACCTGGACGGCGCGCGGCAGGGCTTCGAGAAGGTGGTCGCGAAGTCGCCGCAGAGCCTCAACGCGCAGTTCAACCTGGGCGTCATCGCCGAGCGCCAGGGCCGCATGGACGACGCGCGCGTCGCCTACGAGAAGGTGCTCCTCCTGGACCCGGGCCACGTGCCGTCGGCCGTCAACCTGGCCGTGCTGCACCGTGACGGGGGCCGGGCGGAGGACGCGCTCGCCATCCTCGAGAAGGCGCTCAAGACGCCGGGCCGCGAGCACGACGCGTCGCTGCTCAACAGCCTGTCCATCACGTACCGCGTGGCGGGCAAGCTGAACGAGTCCGAGGCCGCCGCCCGCCGCGTGCTGGTGCGCAACAAGGACAACCCGGGCGCGTACAAGAACCTGGCGCAGGTGGCCTATGCGCGCGAGCAGTACCGGCTGGCGGAGCTGCTCGCCGGCACCGCGCTCAAGCACGCGGACAAGGACCCCTCGCTCTACAACCTGCTCGGCATGGTCTACCTGAAGCTGGAGGACCGCGCCCGCGCGCTCGCCCAGTTCCAGAAGGCGGTGTCGCTCGACGAGAAGTTCGCGCCCGGCTACCTCAACCTCGGTGCCATGGCGCTGAGCTACCGCGACTACCTGGGCGCGGAGCGCTCCTTCACCAAGGTCACCGAGCTGGAGCCCGAGTCGCCCGAGGCGCGCCTGTACCTGGCCTACGCGCTGGACGGCCAGAAGGGGAGAGATCCAAAGAAGGGCGTGGCCGCGGGCGAGGCCTTCGAGAAGGTGCTCGCCAGGCGCGCGGACCTGCCCGAGGCCGTGTGCGGCGCGGGCTGGGCGTATGCCTCGGACCGCTCCGGCTGGGAGAAGGCCATCGCCTTCCTCGACCGCTGCAAGTCATTGCAGACGACCACGGACCAGGACAAGCAGCTCATCACCGCCAAGGTGCAGGGCCTGACCAACATGCTCAAGGCTCCGCCTCCGGCTCCCGCCACCGCGGAGGGCGAGGGCGAGAAGAAGCAGGAGGCCACGGGCGGCGGGGGCAACCTGCTCCAGCAACTGCCACAGGACGAGAGCGCGCCGCCCGCGGAGGGCACCGCTCCCGTCGAGGGCGAGGCCTCCCCTGAAGGCGCGGCGGCACCGTCCGGCGACGCGGCGGCACCCGTCGAGGGCGCGGCGCCCGAGGCTCCCGCGGCGGCTCCGGCGCCTGCTGGCGGTGACTCCGCCCCGGCTCCGGCCCCGGTTCCGGCGGCTGCTGGCAATGCAGCCGGCGCGGCCCCGGCGCCCGCGCAAGTCCCCTAG
- a CDS encoding tetratricopeptide repeat protein has product MKVVLRFGALAVGVALAAGGVGEAAEPPARKAVKKPASASASKTPGASEKGKASDKKGATAKQADEKAPPPGVAPEDVRRGPARVKPATARFADIPRIADSKKDALADKKRDEAIEAFKRLIPKLQDGNAQKAEMLYRLSELYWEKSKYLYRLEMDRFLAAEKQYDAAVARGEKLEAPKQDHRDSERYRAETMTIYEDILRAYPQYPQRDEVLFSMGYNLYELGRRDDAVARYEELIRDFPKSQFVPDAYIQLGNHYFENNKLVPAKQNYEKARDSGVPKIYAYAVYKLSWCDYNTGDYEEGLKKLHEVVDYSAKKEELGDLRTEALNDLTVFYVQLDQPKQAIAYFKEKAPAKRQGRLIAKTAAGLVDAGHFDSAILTYRTLVDDEPMGASAPEYQQAIVRAYEGLRQRQQVRKEMKRMVDLYSPGGEWWKANEGKVTVLRNAFNVTEEAMRVMVTEYHQEAQKTRQVETYRLARDIYKQYVDAFASHSNPDFVADSAFNLRFFYAEILWALEEWQAAAAEYDAVVAFKIPDRDSAREVSNETYRKSAAYNAILAYDKLVKIERGQLTKSDLKDGQKVDEKKDKGDVARQKIVKRDAKEREEEPLTKFEDRLVAACDTYVKLYPDTQDEIDLRYQAAVILYDRSHFVDAARRFGEIIEKFPEERRSRDAADLTMYVLESREEWFELSTLSRKFLANKKLSKPGTDFATRVARVVEGSHYKWVDEVVYKKEKNPKKAAEEFLKFVAEFPKSENADRALTYAMVIAQEAGEIDRGLEAGERFLKEYPRSPFELKARYSLAGLYEKVAEYRKAATMAESFIANYDAAVKAQEAEAKSRKAKATAKKSDTPGAETDGDSKRAQKAAERKALVDEAGAWVADAQFNAGVWWEGAGEPQKAVAAYTAYVTRFKDRKDVPQVAYSSAQVWEKEKKWSEAARAFGAFAETYGRDSRSNAQQVYLARYHELLAYQQLKNVREQERVQGELVRAWNRLPEAARKDVAVLNAYGYARFLALEPAWKRYTDIKFSRVSTIRRDLGAKQREIQRLEKEYLAVLATGSGDWGIAALTRIGLAYADFARNIMDSPDPAGLDEDQLAMYRGELENLALPLEDKSTEALEKALEKAYELGIYNQWTLAAQDQVNRYRPGSYAQVRQVGYRDSDSMARADLARELEGASAASAAPAPAAPAPGAPAQKPAAPAAPADAAQQPPAPAADKAPTASLGEVRP; this is encoded by the coding sequence ATGAAGGTGGTACTTCGTTTCGGTGCGCTGGCGGTGGGCGTGGCGCTCGCTGCTGGCGGGGTGGGAGAGGCGGCGGAACCGCCGGCCCGCAAGGCGGTGAAGAAGCCCGCCTCGGCGTCGGCGTCGAAGACCCCTGGTGCGTCGGAGAAGGGCAAGGCCTCCGACAAGAAGGGCGCGACGGCGAAGCAGGCCGACGAGAAGGCACCTCCGCCGGGCGTGGCCCCGGAGGACGTGCGTCGCGGCCCCGCGCGTGTGAAGCCCGCCACCGCCAGGTTCGCGGACATCCCGCGCATCGCGGACTCGAAGAAGGACGCGCTCGCGGACAAGAAGCGCGACGAGGCCATCGAGGCCTTCAAGCGCCTCATCCCCAAGCTGCAGGACGGCAACGCCCAGAAGGCGGAGATGCTCTACCGCCTGTCGGAGCTGTACTGGGAGAAGTCCAAGTACCTCTACCGGCTGGAGATGGACCGCTTCCTCGCGGCGGAGAAGCAGTACGACGCCGCGGTGGCGCGTGGCGAGAAGCTCGAGGCGCCCAAGCAGGACCACCGCGACAGCGAGCGGTACCGCGCCGAGACGATGACCATCTACGAGGACATCCTCCGCGCGTACCCGCAGTACCCGCAGCGCGACGAGGTCCTCTTCTCCATGGGGTACAACCTCTACGAGCTGGGGCGCCGCGACGACGCCGTGGCCCGCTACGAGGAGCTGATCCGCGACTTCCCGAAGTCCCAGTTCGTGCCGGACGCGTACATCCAGCTCGGCAACCACTACTTCGAGAACAACAAGCTCGTCCCCGCCAAGCAGAACTACGAGAAGGCGCGCGACTCCGGCGTGCCCAAGATCTACGCGTACGCCGTCTACAAGCTGTCCTGGTGCGACTACAACACCGGTGACTACGAAGAGGGCCTGAAGAAGCTCCACGAGGTGGTGGACTACTCCGCGAAGAAGGAGGAGCTGGGCGACCTGCGCACCGAGGCGCTCAACGACCTCACCGTCTTCTACGTCCAGCTGGACCAGCCGAAGCAGGCCATCGCGTACTTCAAGGAGAAGGCCCCCGCGAAGCGCCAGGGCCGGCTCATCGCGAAGACGGCCGCGGGCCTGGTGGACGCGGGCCACTTCGACAGCGCCATCCTCACGTACCGCACGCTCGTGGATGACGAGCCCATGGGCGCCAGCGCCCCCGAGTACCAGCAGGCCATCGTCCGCGCCTATGAGGGCCTGCGCCAGCGCCAGCAGGTCCGCAAGGAGATGAAGCGGATGGTGGACCTGTACAGCCCGGGTGGCGAGTGGTGGAAGGCCAACGAGGGCAAGGTCACCGTCCTGCGCAACGCCTTCAACGTCACGGAAGAGGCGATGCGCGTCATGGTGACGGAGTACCACCAGGAGGCGCAGAAGACGCGCCAGGTGGAGACCTACCGGCTCGCGCGCGACATCTACAAGCAGTACGTGGACGCGTTCGCCTCCCACTCCAACCCGGACTTCGTCGCGGACTCGGCCTTCAACCTGCGCTTCTTCTACGCCGAGATCCTCTGGGCGCTGGAGGAGTGGCAGGCCGCCGCCGCCGAGTACGACGCCGTCGTCGCGTTCAAGATTCCGGACCGCGACTCCGCGCGCGAGGTCTCCAACGAGACCTACCGCAAGAGCGCCGCGTACAACGCCATCCTCGCCTACGACAAGCTGGTGAAGATCGAGCGCGGCCAGCTGACGAAGAGCGACCTCAAGGACGGCCAGAAGGTCGACGAGAAGAAGGACAAGGGTGACGTCGCCCGGCAGAAGATCGTCAAGCGCGACGCGAAGGAGCGCGAGGAGGAGCCCCTCACGAAGTTCGAGGACCGGCTCGTCGCCGCGTGCGACACCTACGTGAAGCTGTACCCGGACACGCAGGACGAAATCGACCTGCGCTACCAGGCGGCCGTCATCCTCTACGACCGCAGCCACTTCGTGGACGCGGCCCGGCGCTTCGGGGAGATCATCGAGAAGTTCCCCGAGGAGCGGCGCTCGCGTGACGCGGCCGACCTCACCATGTACGTGCTGGAGAGCCGCGAGGAGTGGTTCGAGCTGAGCACGCTGTCGCGCAAGTTCCTCGCGAACAAGAAGCTGTCCAAGCCCGGCACCGACTTCGCGACCCGCGTGGCCCGCGTGGTGGAGGGCAGCCACTACAAGTGGGTGGACGAGGTCGTCTACAAGAAGGAGAAGAACCCGAAGAAGGCCGCCGAGGAGTTCCTCAAGTTCGTCGCCGAGTTCCCCAAGTCGGAGAACGCGGACCGCGCGCTCACCTACGCCATGGTGATTGCGCAGGAGGCGGGGGAGATCGACCGCGGCCTCGAGGCGGGCGAGCGCTTCCTCAAGGAGTACCCGCGCAGCCCCTTCGAGCTGAAGGCGCGCTACTCGCTGGCCGGGCTCTACGAGAAGGTGGCCGAGTACCGCAAGGCCGCCACCATGGCCGAGTCCTTCATCGCCAACTACGACGCGGCGGTGAAGGCGCAGGAGGCCGAGGCGAAGAGCCGCAAGGCGAAGGCCACGGCGAAGAAGAGCGACACGCCGGGAGCCGAGACGGACGGGGACTCCAAGCGCGCGCAGAAGGCCGCCGAGCGCAAGGCGCTGGTGGACGAGGCGGGCGCCTGGGTGGCGGACGCGCAGTTCAACGCCGGCGTCTGGTGGGAGGGCGCGGGCGAGCCGCAGAAGGCCGTGGCCGCGTACACCGCCTACGTCACGCGCTTCAAGGACCGCAAGGACGTGCCGCAGGTGGCGTACTCCTCCGCCCAGGTCTGGGAGAAGGAGAAGAAGTGGAGCGAGGCGGCCCGGGCCTTTGGCGCCTTCGCGGAGACGTACGGCCGCGACTCGCGCTCCAACGCGCAGCAGGTGTACCTGGCCCGCTACCACGAACTGCTCGCCTACCAGCAGCTGAAGAACGTGCGCGAGCAGGAGCGTGTGCAGGGTGAGCTGGTGCGCGCCTGGAACCGGCTGCCCGAGGCGGCGCGCAAGGACGTGGCGGTGCTCAACGCCTACGGCTACGCGCGGTTCCTCGCGCTGGAGCCGGCGTGGAAGCGCTACACGGACATCAAGTTCTCGCGGGTGAGCACCATCCGCCGCGACCTGGGCGCCAAGCAGCGTGAAATCCAGCGCCTGGAGAAGGAGTACCTCGCGGTGCTGGCCACCGGCTCCGGCGACTGGGGCATCGCGGCCCTCACGCGCATCGGCCTGGCGTACGCGGACTTCGCCCGCAACATCATGGACTCGCCGGACCCGGCCGGGCTCGACGAGGACCAGCTGGCCATGTACCGCGGCGAGCTGGAGAACCTGGCGCTGCCGCTGGAGGACAAGTCCACCGAGGCCCTGGAGAAGGCGCTGGAGAAGGCCTACGAGCTGGGCATCTACAACCAGTGGACGCTGGCCGCGCAGGACCAGGTGAACCGCTACCGCCCGGGCTCGTACGCGCAGGTCCGCCAGGTGGGCTACCGCGACAGCGACTCCATGGCTCGCGCGGACCTGGCCCGCGAGCTGGAGGGCGCATCCGCGGCGTCCGCGGCCCCCGCTCCGGCGGCCCCGGCGCCCGGGGCTCCCGCGCAGAAGCCCGCCGCTCCGGCCGCTCCCGCGGACGCGGCGCAGCAGCCGCCGGCGCCCGCCGCTGACAAGGCGCCCACCGCCTCGCTCGGGGAGGTGCGGCCGTGA
- a CDS encoding TonB family protein: MAAAKNNGLTLRITGPDGSTVEAVSEAESVIVGSGAQAAVKIQDPRVSNLHVMLKVDKDGSVTAIDLGSEGGTEVRGQRLVLPTALKPGDVLMVGGTRVEVLFGAPEPLRHVPAGAQVSGPVFQSSVTQRAPVAVSMPEVVTPPSSMGLPMRAAPAPQHRMEVTASGVSARTERPVPPVVPPMAPPAVNRASPQAPQARKAPAPAVAVKPSVLPHLQEPLPPEAMPAPDAKVLQVAMLWGDQLLEVQHFKDGVPVTIGEGKKNFFHVFTPSVGTRHVLAVSHGDKLEVRAPAGSGLIVTNRGDVRSKDALRATGALTGTGEDKEQVLTLGLHDRVEVSLGTVAFVARYVRPSPAITATSLGEADYTFFKITSICLLAGLAVILAMVLTPRAERPETADIFESQQRVAKFLITPEKKLEAKKLQLTGVEEGAKAKDEEGKFGKEEAKQAEAAPSKPGTPVVDKSKKEKDRQVVGKVGLLGAFKGMKGGASDVFGPGGFGTGLNNALGGLKGGAAMGDAQGVGGLGSRGTGTGGGGTALGIGGLGTQGTGRGAGGSGGIDLGGRGKSITKVIPGKTTVVGGLDKDVIAKVIRRHQGEIKYCYESELNKNPSLAGKVAVAFVIDPTGAVSDASVSESTLSNTKAEQCMLSRIRRWKFPEPKGGGVVSVTYPWLFSPSGGGGEGAEG, encoded by the coding sequence ATGGCGGCGGCGAAGAACAACGGCTTGACGCTTCGAATCACCGGGCCTGATGGCTCCACGGTTGAGGCCGTGTCGGAAGCGGAGAGCGTCATTGTGGGGTCGGGCGCCCAAGCGGCGGTGAAGATTCAGGATCCGCGGGTCTCCAATCTCCACGTGATGCTGAAGGTGGACAAGGACGGCTCGGTCACGGCCATCGACCTCGGGAGCGAGGGCGGAACGGAGGTGCGGGGACAGCGGCTGGTCCTCCCCACGGCGCTCAAGCCCGGGGACGTGCTCATGGTGGGTGGCACACGGGTGGAGGTGCTCTTCGGAGCCCCCGAGCCCCTGCGCCACGTGCCCGCGGGCGCGCAGGTGTCGGGACCGGTCTTCCAGAGCTCGGTGACGCAGCGTGCACCTGTCGCGGTGTCCATGCCGGAGGTGGTGACGCCACCGTCCAGCATGGGCCTCCCGATGCGGGCCGCGCCGGCACCGCAGCACCGGATGGAGGTGACGGCCTCCGGCGTCTCGGCGCGGACGGAGCGGCCCGTTCCCCCGGTGGTGCCTCCCATGGCACCTCCGGCGGTGAACCGGGCCAGTCCCCAGGCGCCGCAGGCGCGGAAGGCTCCGGCGCCGGCGGTGGCGGTGAAGCCGTCGGTGCTCCCTCACCTCCAGGAGCCCCTGCCGCCGGAGGCGATGCCCGCCCCCGACGCGAAGGTGCTCCAGGTGGCGATGCTCTGGGGCGACCAGCTGCTGGAGGTCCAGCACTTCAAGGACGGCGTGCCCGTCACCATCGGCGAGGGGAAGAAGAACTTCTTCCACGTCTTCACGCCGTCGGTGGGCACCCGCCACGTGCTGGCGGTGAGCCACGGTGACAAGCTCGAGGTCCGCGCACCCGCGGGCTCCGGGCTCATCGTCACCAACCGCGGCGACGTGCGCTCCAAGGACGCGCTGCGCGCCACCGGGGCGCTCACCGGCACGGGCGAGGACAAGGAGCAGGTGCTCACGCTGGGGCTGCATGACCGGGTGGAGGTGTCGCTCGGCACGGTGGCCTTCGTGGCGCGCTACGTGCGGCCCTCGCCGGCCATCACCGCCACGTCGCTGGGCGAGGCGGACTACACGTTCTTCAAGATCACCAGCATCTGCCTGCTCGCGGGCCTGGCCGTCATCCTGGCCATGGTGCTGACGCCGCGCGCGGAGCGGCCGGAGACGGCGGACATCTTCGAGTCCCAGCAGCGCGTCGCGAAGTTCCTCATCACTCCGGAGAAGAAGCTGGAGGCGAAGAAGCTCCAGCTCACCGGTGTGGAGGAGGGCGCGAAGGCGAAGGACGAGGAGGGCAAGTTCGGCAAGGAGGAGGCGAAGCAGGCGGAAGCGGCTCCCTCCAAGCCCGGCACGCCGGTGGTGGACAAGAGCAAGAAGGAGAAGGACCGCCAGGTGGTGGGCAAGGTGGGCCTGCTGGGCGCGTTCAAGGGCATGAAGGGCGGTGCCTCGGACGTGTTCGGCCCCGGCGGCTTCGGCACGGGCCTCAACAACGCGCTGGGCGGCCTCAAGGGCGGCGCGGCCATGGGTGACGCGCAGGGCGTGGGCGGCCTGGGCTCGCGTGGCACGGGCACCGGCGGTGGCGGCACGGCGCTGGGCATCGGCGGCCTGGGCACTCAGGGCACGGGGCGCGGCGCGGGTGGCTCGGGTGGCATCGACCTGGGGGGCCGCGGCAAGTCCATCACCAAGGTGATTCCCGGCAAGACGACGGTGGTGGGTGGCCTGGACAAGGACGTCATCGCCAAGGTCATCCGGCGGCACCAGGGGGAGATCAAGTACTGCTACGAGTCGGAGCTGAACAAGAACCCGAGCCTGGCCGGCAAGGTGGCGGTGGCCTTCGTCATCGACCCCACGGGCGCGGTGTCCGACGCCAGCGTCTCCGAGTCGACGCTGAGCAACACCAAGGCCGAGCAGTGCATGCTGTCCCGCATCCGTCGCTGGAAGTTCCCGGAGCCCAAGGGCGGCGGCGTGGTGTCGGTGACCTACCCGTGGCTCTTCTCGCCCTCCGGTGGTGGCGGCGAGGGCGCCGAGGGGTAG
- the cglE gene encoding adventurous gliding motility protein CglE — MKKSMLLAALALLSSPALAATPPEGVEFQPRRGFFTETDIGVFFTLGGENAYSNAQTYLQLGLGYDLTEKLSLGAHFGLGSSAQNCFAGYLPGTETCALSDNFTMSFLDLTAAYHVKVMDRLYLTPKLVAGYTRLDPAPVDPDSGDPGRAVSAPNAGLGFGLEYATGMDHFSVGADLLARYVIGPNIAAFAIFPKVKYTF, encoded by the coding sequence GTGAAGAAGTCCATGCTGCTCGCCGCGCTCGCGCTGCTGTCGTCTCCGGCCCTGGCGGCCACGCCCCCGGAGGGGGTGGAGTTCCAGCCGCGCCGCGGCTTCTTCACCGAGACGGACATCGGCGTGTTCTTCACGCTGGGCGGTGAGAACGCCTACTCGAATGCACAGACGTACCTGCAGCTGGGGCTCGGGTATGACCTGACGGAGAAGCTGTCGCTGGGGGCGCACTTCGGCCTGGGCTCGTCCGCGCAGAACTGCTTCGCGGGCTACCTGCCGGGCACGGAGACGTGCGCGCTGTCCGACAACTTCACCATGTCCTTCCTGGACCTCACGGCGGCGTACCACGTGAAGGTGATGGACCGGCTGTACCTGACGCCGAAGCTGGTGGCGGGCTACACTCGGTTGGACCCGGCGCCGGTGGACCCGGACTCGGGAGACCCGGGCCGTGCCGTCAGCGCGCCGAACGCGGGCCTGGGCTTCGGCCTGGAGTACGCCACGGGCATGGACCACTTCTCGGTGGGCGCGGACCTGCTGGCCCGCTACGTCATCGGCCCCAACATCGCGGCCTTCGCCATCTTCCCGAAGGTGAAGTACACGTTCTGA
- a CDS encoding tetratricopeptide repeat protein gives MKRLLSLFVVLAPLAVPAQQDVGGYNRALAAFNAGDFDTAAPLFFQLSEGASDADVKGKSEYFLAQSLAKKGLPVSAFISYAAIVNAGPSHPSYLKAVEGLVDMQQQLDEQNLIPSILNQAYTDEVRDRWVTLPKEVLARINYLVGTVSQRRGRFEEARLLLEAVPRDSRVYAKARYLLGVVLSDPRFPGRPGEGETLDKEALAAFNEVLAAKDPQVELKPTQHLALLSLGRLHYRRGEHAESTAAYERVPRHARYWDQALFENGFARFQNEDFGGALGSLQALHAPQFEGAFQPESWILKATVYYYSCLYDEVKTTLAAFDELYGPMAKGLEPFTADDTQLVQAYNLVAAENRRLPRPVYLWLRNNERIREVMRMLDQVDKEKRELSSGGWRGSPMAAQTMGSLEDVRGTLMQVGGTLAKSRIREAADNLRTFSDQAEIIRVQTALDEKDLLQAGVDQKALLTRQSLYRPKMPGANYNYWKFQGEFWIDEIGYYQYTLKRGCPAKAPEQQQQ, from the coding sequence ATGAAACGACTGCTCAGCCTCTTCGTCGTCCTGGCGCCGCTCGCGGTGCCCGCCCAGCAGGACGTGGGCGGCTACAACCGCGCGCTGGCCGCCTTCAACGCGGGCGACTTCGACACCGCCGCGCCGCTCTTCTTCCAGCTCTCCGAGGGCGCCTCCGACGCCGACGTGAAGGGCAAGTCGGAATACTTCCTCGCCCAGTCGCTCGCCAAGAAGGGGCTGCCCGTCTCCGCTTTCATCTCCTACGCGGCCATCGTCAACGCCGGGCCCTCGCACCCCTCGTACCTCAAGGCGGTGGAGGGCTTGGTGGACATGCAGCAGCAGCTGGACGAGCAGAACCTCATCCCCAGCATCCTCAACCAGGCCTACACGGACGAGGTGCGCGACAGGTGGGTGACGCTGCCCAAGGAGGTGCTGGCCCGCATCAACTACCTCGTGGGCACGGTGAGCCAGCGCCGCGGCCGCTTCGAGGAGGCGCGCCTGCTGCTGGAGGCCGTCCCCAGGGACAGCCGCGTCTACGCCAAGGCCCGTTATCTCCTGGGCGTGGTGCTCTCCGACCCGCGCTTCCCCGGCCGTCCCGGTGAGGGCGAGACGCTGGACAAGGAGGCCCTGGCCGCCTTCAACGAGGTGCTGGCCGCGAAGGACCCGCAGGTGGAGCTCAAGCCCACCCAGCACCTGGCGCTGCTCAGCCTGGGCCGCCTGCACTACCGCCGCGGCGAGCACGCCGAGTCCACCGCCGCCTACGAGCGGGTGCCGCGCCACGCGCGCTACTGGGACCAGGCCCTCTTCGAGAACGGCTTCGCCCGCTTCCAGAACGAGGACTTCGGCGGCGCGCTCGGCAGCCTCCAGGCGCTCCACGCGCCCCAGTTCGAGGGCGCCTTCCAGCCCGAGTCGTGGATCCTCAAGGCGACCGTCTATTACTACTCGTGCCTCTACGACGAGGTGAAGACGACGCTTGCGGCCTTCGACGAGCTCTACGGCCCCATGGCCAAGGGCCTGGAGCCCTTCACCGCCGACGACACCCAGCTGGTGCAGGCCTACAACCTGGTGGCCGCGGAGAACCGCCGGCTGCCGCGCCCGGTGTACCTGTGGCTGCGCAACAACGAGCGCATCCGCGAGGTGATGCGGATGCTGGACCAGGTGGACAAGGAGAAGCGCGAGCTGAGCAGCGGCGGCTGGCGCGGCTCGCCCATGGCGGCCCAGACCATGGGTTCACTGGAGGACGTTCGCGGCACGCTGATGCAGGTGGGCGGCACGCTGGCCAAGAGCCGCATCCGCGAGGCGGCGGACAACCTGCGCACCTTCTCCGACCAGGCGGAGATCATCCGCGTGCAGACGGCGCTGGACGAGAAGGACCTGCTGCAGGCCGGCGTGGACCAGAAGGCGCTCTTGACGCGCCAGTCGCTCTACCGGCCGAAGATGCCGGGGGCCAACTACAACTACTGGAAGTTCCAGGGCGAATTCTGGATCGACGAGATCGGCTACTATCAATACACGCTCAAGCGTGGCTGCCCCGCGAAGGCACCTGAACAACAGCAACAGTGA